The sequence tactattttgacttctttccatccttctggagatctaagtttttctattattgaaaacttcttttcttctggtggaatttcctgaataggagatttttcccacattcgacttgtcattcggtcaccttgaaaagataaccttcggggttctatttttagatctctgtatagaaccggtttatcttgtatttgaatgtctgtttcctgaattaaaggaaactcgattctttccgggtatattgcttgagcaacttttccaaagatttttggaatttcaataaactcatttctaaaaaataattcagaatggtgcgtattagaaagagcatatgaaatttgataagtaatagaatatggtctattaccttccttcattaatcttttttccttgaaattttgatgcaacgtcaaggctcgattaaagtctctgtcagctaaattgtaggctattcttggataaataactcctacaatttttcctgcacatagatttcctgagatcgtacccagaacagcatcttggatattccccattcttttatcacatactacgatatctatgggtgaatctattccttctttaaaagttgccttgatcattatttggattgctccaatatgaatccaagacatcgttcttgctacctcacttttcagcttttgcaattcctctcttacttcttcaaaatgaattaactgcatctctatttgattacttgttaactccatcggGATtgtcatttcccttctggatactttgtaaatcaaatgatgtcttctttgtcttagccctaggttgcctaagaccctctctacttgtcctgccgaaaatccttggtacttctgtaatgttggattttctctcataatcctttgaaccatattatgagatatcgtggtttgactaaaaaatccAGTCAAACTCTCTTGTGTTTCgtgtcgaaacacttcttctttattctgattctgattttgattcattttcagattcatcttggctaaacaatatatcttcttcgtatatactttcatctgaggggatatcttcaaattgatatacttggactagatcttgaaagaataccgcatcatccatatctggtgttgcttcaaagagtttaactccatttttctcgttttctggacagtttgtagatatatgtcctcttgctccacatgtccagcagttgcaatccttgaaactttcacttgctctcgtatgagttcttctgaaagttcttctagatggtgttcttcccctgccttgtgatgagtttgttgctggggatgttcttgtaggtccacttcttctacctgatctataagatctggccttttgtttggaccaaaatgttcttggtttccaagaacttttcattcttttattgtagggattatttctgaattttttccttttaaatccatgtgatttattccctataaccgtagggagatcattttctctacaacatagaggagtatgcttgttaataccccttattttcttgtagttcttctgtaatgctgccatatgacaccattccgccaaatttcctttcaaaaaagaggcgcgtcttgccaaagtatcaagattacctggaacgtattcttttatccgcatttctctccaggggcttggcatttttgcgaaaaatagctgaatggctacattttcttcaactcccgaattccatctgtatttggtgaataacataatatattcatcaactaaacagatatcatgtaactcgaggctatacagagcttgagtatatcttctctttttctttgtatcttgattattgaaatagtctactcctatgaattgtgctttaaaaagggtggtcattcttcctccaataTCGCTAAGTGATTCTTCTGgtaagattgattccttggtttctggcatggtcatttcccaagctatcttgacagatcccattagactcatttccagaagtttgataaatccttctttattgagatctaaagttcctgctgctattctcatggatgatgtccaatcatctatgagatcttctctgtttttgaagtgcagaacatccaggtttaacataaccccataaggatgtatcgggtctaaaacgtttttccataaggagtttgatgtattggtatattgctccttcttgatctggttcctgctggatgtgaattttctccaacatggaactcactatgtggttcttctattttaaccacatatctcgggggattccctatgggttgttcaccctcaggagaattcatttttagatctactactttaagattcgaaaaagaatccgcaagatcttgtagatcctcgagatttaatctttctaaagtagtcatcagatagtatttttctctgatactgtctttttaagattaatcatcaattcatcatcagttaaaggtttttgaaccattttggttttacctttttgatgtaacagaggttcggtaccaaacgagagtggtaaccttcctcctgtatttccctttctagaaccagaagtatgttctagatttataattttagtgtgaagatcctttagagttacaagaatttcttcttgttttttaaggatttctccaatctgccgaggtatttcatacagctgattattgtaatattgtaccgtcttttgaatttctctaagatcttcggagagtttagaggaatctggtgtgatctctagaaattgagaattagaaatcatatttcttaatctcttcAGAGAGTATAAAAGACCCAAGTCTCTTTAAGTTCTgttgtaaagaatctattttaaatagattcacttgtttatgggatttcatataaatgaaatccttctggttcaaactctcgtttgaatccatggtttgttgaaaatctctttctcaacaaagaaaagtatgatttaatgaataatataaagtctgaataaaattacccAGGCTCTGAAACCATTTTTTGAGCCCAgaggaaatattaattataattgttagAATTAGGGTATTATAGGTAATTTTTAGTTTGAGAGACATATTAAGGAAACTATTTGTTAAATAAGGGACATAATTAGGAACGAATAAAATGTTAGTGTATTTTTGGAAAAGTTAGAAAACTTTAATGACGTATTTGTGTTTTATCccgtaatatttctctttctaaaattgtaataagttttctttttcatgtatttcaaaaacaaagctactatgagtagctaaacaagttgtcttctcctcttcaaaggagttgatttatgtaataatattatgtctgaataattttctCTGAAGCCTCTCGTTCTTTTATGCTCATAttctataattaaatttatatatcattcgccttaaggtagaaaacgaattaaggctgtacTGGGTGTCGTTAAatgagcttgtgcagaaaccatctgttgcgactgcatggttagagtgtgaggagcacttcgtaaaactcgacaggtatgacccgacgacattatggtcaaagaggtatttgaatttaatttatcttacggaagcatgttgaaCCCTAGtccagagtatatcggctggaaaccttgcgtaaccgatAGTTTTGCTTTGCAcgaactggttcgataggtaaaacaatgTCACGTACAAATGATTAATGCTAAACAATTTTTAAAGACAAatttggggaccactagggagttgaaacaaagaAATTTGAGTGTAGGGAATTTGAGAAAGAAatgtttgggtttggggattttataataatttgcCCTTAAAAAATGTATTAGAAAGTTaagttttataaataaaattttcaatgttttgaatTTGTAAGATAATTGATGAaagttatataaaaaattattttgtaatTGGTGCACCGTATGGTAGATGGAtgcttataattttttttttataaacttAGTACAAAAAAGGCAGCTGGAAATTTTTTAATAGATAATTGAACAATTGAGGATAATAGCTTGTAGACACACTAAACTAGGTGTTCATATAGATAAAATTACTTTACTCTACTAGCCTCATATGTTTAAAGTTTAGGGTGTTTTCAACATAGATTAAAAAATTGACTATAGATTAAATAAaacttataatatatttaaaaaatttggcTATATATTTGGGATCgatgaaaaataaaatgcaacatttgtatccttaaaaaaattatataatattagcAATTTAAACGTCATTTACGCTTAAGTAAAGGACGAATCAATAGAAGATGTCGGAGTCCagtctatttattaattttgtttgtttgtttagcAGTCTAGTCCCTTCTCTTGATTGGCATTGCTCGAACACAGTACACATAAGATTTTATTGGAGATTTTATTGGACATTCGTTATATTTACTTATTTAGGCAGTAATCGTGCACAACATATAAATATCTCTTTGAGAGAGAGATTGCACATATATAAGATTCACCTATCGTTGGTTTGTTCCAAGTCGAGTGtactcaaaatttaaaatatgaactTTGTACGCTATTTCACTTAATTAAAAACTAATAGTCTAATGCACGTGTTGTGTGCTTATAGAGTCCGCATGTAGTAACCTACACTCTGTATTAAGATAATcaaatgttaaacatgatttagGGTTACTAAAAACATAAATCAAGAGATTTAATGAACTAAAAAAATAACGTCTGGACTTCGGAACTATCGGGCAGTTCGGAAGGACCGAACCACATTTGGAAGCAATGAAGTCAACATGGTCAACTTTGAAAGCAAAGGTGCAGTTTGGGCGTTTAGAACtcatgatcggaacgtccaaaccaAGTGAGTCAAGTTGTCCATGAATAGTCACGAGGTGAAATGACGTGTGGCTAGAGGTAttcatcggtcggttcggtccgatttttggtttttatttcgGTTTTTCCGGTTTTCGGTTTCAGAAATATATAATCCGATATCCAAACCGTTTTCCTTCAGTTCGGTTTGGTTTTTTACTAAATCGGTTCGGTTATTTCGATTGGTTATTTCGgttttgatataattattttaattaatattataaatatattttaaaatataatatgttattttttaaatgaattttttgTAAACTATTTAAATTCAAAGTCTagattacttaaataaacaacaatcaactttAAAAATGATTATTTATTCACTAGgtatcatgtcataaaatatataatgtaaacaattatatatatatatagttattaatttaataaaatttcggttttttcgatcggttcggttttgagatatataatccgaaatcgaacaaaataaatttcggttttaacatttatatccgaatttcaaatttcaaattttggttttcgGTTCGGAGTTTGGTTTTTCCGATTTGGATTTCCGATTTTTTCGGTTTTATCCGAAGTTTGAACACCCCTACGTGTGGcacagttcggaccatccaaagtgccatatcggagcttccgatgatGTTTCGTGATGACTAAGCAATGAATTGAACGCGTGTGAATGCATGCAGAGAAATGAACCATCGAAGTCCCGATCAGAATGTCCGATCTCTGGCGATCTGAAACGTGTCGAGCATGCAGAGATCGGAACTACCGAACCCTGGTTCGGAACTAATTAAcgatctccgtctataaataggggtccgaggcTTCAGTTTTGGATCACAAATTTAGAGTTTCGTTTCTTAATTCAGTCTTATAAATGAGGGCCCGATGATATAAGTGAAGTGCTTTGATAATAACATCCAGTTGAGAGTAGCAACTAGGTTTTCGACATCAACGGGCTAACGAATGTATGATCCGAGAATCCTATTTTAATTATAGGTGTATATGTTAGCTTAATCAAGGCTCGTATAGCATgtttagtgatacggtgaataTTTGACcgtaggcttgaaacctagactCTGCTATGCTTGATCTACtactagaggtacgtaagtactgactgagattgtcagcttagtatgcatgattatgtgttatattttatgtgccatgatatatgttttattattttatacataTTGCATGTtgacatacacgttgagccgtATCTCATTCGAGATAGCCTTTCTCGTAGGGTCACTCAGCCCTACATCTGTGTATATTGTTCGACACCGGGAGTTACCGCACTGAGCGGAGACTGATACCACGGTGATCTAGACGATTGTGTGAGCCACACAGCGGTCGAAGTCCCAGATGGTGCTACATACTCATTGACTCATAGTCTGAGCAGGACTTGGTAGTTGACCAGTCACcctagtcatcatgttgcatgcatcatattaagTATTGCATATTATCATATTTACGTACTGGAcgttagtcgctcacgtccttggTATCATCTCAGATACCtaattccacggggcaggtctcaAGCTGGATGGAGCAGGTGGATCAAAACAGCGTCAGTTGCAGGCAGGGGCGGTCCTAATAAAAACGAGGCCCTGAGCAAAGTTTAAACTATGGAACATTTTGTATTAACTtgaaaattcatatatatatatatatatatatatatatatatatatattcgaataacataattaaaataaaccaaaatacaTAAATCAATAAAGTACATGACCgactaaatcggtgtgatataaatctactggcaagcgtaccaggtcaagtaatagtaaagtggacagagagtccaagtatcaatCCCACatggactgttgtcaattctcaagaattaattattttacttaatctagacaaaataataaaaaaataatttgatttaaataaaataaaaatataaaataaaaactgcttaagaaataagaataaaaataactgaagataaaaataattaaaacaaagacaaccaagatacacgtaggtaccgaacaaatcatgtaacatgtagttgattcgggactcagatttaatcttaattcacggaaattctcctaatttgttcaaaggactatttctagaacaatcaaacctattcaaatattgatgaactaatatttcgtaattctaatcaaatttgaatgcattaaatatttatgaaaattcagtttacacccaaaccgcacactgaaaccgaattatatttctagtcggttttacattatgttgattatcaaagtgatcaaaatcaatacctcctctgtcgacttggaatcgattaacatgcaagaaaacagttgatcaaactattcacaagacaaatataaatctgacaatcaataaaataaaatcaactctgaaatatcccaaacaaacatctaagttttctacataaatttgttcggcccaatcacatcgtcttggttgaaaataaactactcaataatttaaaacaataattcaaaaataaaaataagaataaaagaaaataaaaatcttctctcccaagcatGTAGCCTCCTCCCTTGCATTGTCTGCGTTCTGGAACTTCATAAccctaaaaaatatgttatatcttctatatatatggtccggaacgcgtaccaattaattttctttcaaaacAAGAAATTTTCTGAATAAATCTGACGTCAGAACACGCGCGCGTGGAATAGGTCTCGCGCGCGCAGCACTAAAAAACAGAGGTCTGTTACTCCGATTCGCACGTGCGCGAGAATTGCAGTACACAAATTCTGctgcgagcgacgattttgaaaaattcatatctcaagttctagccgtcggatcgagctgaaatttggacagcaccttcaaaacatcttgaaatatattttgaacgGTAAAGATAGGATTTTGagctatataaaattaaattttattttctgaaaaaaactgctccgtaattcactcttcaacaattcattttcctacaaaattaacccgaggagtgaaatacacacatatgcactaaaacacataaaaacacataaaaacaatatgaatgcacacaaaaaaaagacaaaaacctatcacaaaataatgcacacaaaatgcacttatcagtacACAAACGAAAAAAGGTTTGCataattctttaaaataatttaatcaacaaaaatattatttaaatttagcTCTTCTtatgttttttgaaacaaaatcatcaattatGTCGTCATAAGATATATATTccaatatgtttttttaatgcAGAAGATCGCCAAATCATTCGattcttcttgactcattgtggtTCTCAAAtaagatttcaataattttaacTTGGAAAAACttttctcaactgatgatacagTCACATGAATAGTCAATAAAATTTGACATGCAACCACGATCATAGAATAAATATTCATTTTCAAACCCGTAATCCtcgaattttcagaatctatGTGAAATTACAACAATATTAACATATTACCTTAAACCAAAATAATGTGAACAAAaacattaaatcaaaataagattaaacaatatatcaaaattcgaaaataaaataaaattgaacaaGAGTCTTATAATTCATATCTTGAATTGTTTTGTTGAATGTGTTTGTATATTTTCGTAAATTTTGTACTTCTCTATTTTCTGAAATCttaaactattgatagtcaATTCACGTAATCGCACGCAACCACAAACTAACAAAAAGGCAAAATATTATCGAAACTCtcaaaatttaaaactaaaatcaatatttttatgtGGATGAATTTTGTGTGAGagcataatatataatatttatatataaataaatatatatataataattgtttttaaaattttttttggggCCCCACCCTTGCGCGTGCCCTGGCTGCCCAGGGCCAGGGCCGCCACTGGTTGCAGGTTCTGGTGATTCCATAAGATATGTGCTACAATCGGTTtcatttgtatatatttttggtAAAAAAACTCGGGTTTGTGATGCCGGTTGTATTCTTTCAGTTTATCTTATAATAGTGGATTTTTAAGTTTCCGCAATAAACTCTGTTAAGCTTGAATAATCgttgatatttttatattagctacttgcatgcttaagactgttagttagtaggtgatccgagcGGGTCATTACACCACGTTATtttaagaaaaacaaaaaaaacataaataaattttaaataaaaaaacggTGTTTTCTTAAATAAATAGTCACTTAAATGCAACAAAACACATCAATTTTATATGTAGGagatatttttgtaaataaaaataaaaaaacaataaaggTCACAAATCTAATGACTAAAAAAAAGACAAGGTcgtataaaatgactaatttttctaatcattttgtttttattgtctTGAAAATCAGTTTTTAAATTTCGACTCAACCTTTGAAAATCTTAAATACGACGCTGAATCCTCGTTATCATCTCACCGTATTCTCTATATTTCCCTTATCTAACTTGATCGATATAATTAGAGTTAGGAGTGTTTATCGGCCGGTTcggttttcgattttttattttatttttttcggtTTTCGGCtttagaaatatataatccGATATTCAAACCGTTTTCTTTCGGTTCGATTTGGTTTTCTACTAATACGGTTCGGTTTATTCGATTTTGatactattattttaattaatattataaatatattttaaaatataatatattatctttttgcataatttttttgtaaaacctttaaattaaaagtgtaaatgacttaaataaagaacaatcaattaaaaatttatttaaaatgattttttattcactaaatagTAGATCGTCTCATaaaatatgtaatatatataaatatataaataaaattattaatttaatgaaatttcgttttttcggtcggtttggttttgacatatataatccgaaatcgaaccaaataaattttgattttaacatttatatccGAATTGCAAATTCCAGTTTTTTTGGGTTCAGTTTTTTGTTCGATTTGGATTTCCGATTTTTTCGACCCCTAATTAGAATGGCAGATTATTCGAACCCAACTCGCTCGAACTCAATTAAACTTATAACCCAAACATCTTAACTTACTTTAATGTATTTGCAGATAGAGTTGCTAAATCTGCAACACAATACTTTTTACGGCCGAATCTGATTAATAGCTCTAAGCATTAAAGAAGCTAATGTCCATCTATTTTGTCGCATTTTTCGTTTTAAAGAAGCACGTTCACCAAATCTATTTCCACACATCTTTCACGAAACTCTAAACCATCCatattttattcttaaaaaaataaaataaaatccccAATCCATCTTTTAATCACGGTGACATCCAAATAGGCAAATACAAACTCAAAACGGATCTTTTGTATCGGGCATGCTGTCTCGTCGGGGCGGGCCACGGGAGGGCCCGACTTTAGAATTTTATCTCGATTCATGGCCCAAAGGATTACTACTGACGTGTTCTAATTTATACGCATTGGCCTTAACAATCAATAATCTCCATCACGCGCATTTAACAAAACGCACAGTGCAATAATTCGGATCGAAGGGGCTCACACTCTTTCTCTCCCGCAATTCTTATCTCCAATCGCACGCTTTTCGGTAATCATACTAGCTATATCTCTCAAACCCTAGATCGGATAATCGAATCGGCGGATTCCGTTTTATGTTTCTCGTTCGtttgttttgtgatgtgtttcAGTTAATCGGGTGAAAATAGAGTTTTCGATTTCACAGTTTTGGTTCCGTTCTGGTTTCGGATAGATTAGTCAAACTTAGGATCTGGCGTTCTTGCCTCAAGCTTGCGAGGAAAGCTTTGCGTGTGTCTGTGTGTAGAAGTGGTGAATCGATCTTTATATACGGGATATACTATTTAGGTGATTTTTGCGAGCCTGAATACTTTGGGTGACTTTTCGTGGTTCTGCACTTCTGCTGCTGATATAGTTTCTGTTTTGGAATTACCCGCCAGTGATTGGGCGAGTTTGGGAGTGGTATTGGGATTGGGGTTGAGAGTTTTGAAACTATTATTTAGTCCTGATGTTGTCCGTGGAGAGACCGTTCGAGGCTTGGGAGGAGGTACAGAGGCAAGGGCAGGATTTAGCTGACAGGCTAGCTCAGGGTTTTACGGGTCTGATTCATACTCATATCACTCCACCCTCGTTTTCATGGCCAAATCCTCCAACACCGAAGCTATTCGAAGTTGATTTTCAGCCGCAGAATTTCATGAAACCAGAGTTTCCACTTGCGGTAGACAATTCTGCAATTAATGGCGTGACTGCTATTTTTGATATCGGAAACCGAATAGGACAGGCAGGGGTTGATTTCGGGGCATGTGTGAATGGTGTGGTTCAACAATTTTTTAGGCGTTTGCCCGTGCCTTTTTGGCATGATGACAACATCGGGATGTCACTAGGTATGGAGGATAATAGTCCTAGGACAAACATTGGTATTGCTCTGCAGGAGGATTTGGGATCGTTGGCAGAAAGGTTCAGGGATTATGGACTCCAAAAAAACGATGCTATGACAGTAGATGAGTCAAAAGAAGAAGAGAACTTTGGTGTGACTTCCAAAGCATTGAAACATTTAGGTCGATCGCAGGTGAAATTTAGATATCATGAATCTTTCTTTTCTGATTATGCACAATACCTTAACCCAACCTAATGTATGAGAAAATTACAAGTTTTGCACAATACCTTAACCCAACCTAATGTATGAGGGGCAAAACttgtaatttttcaaaacttgaacataaaaatctaaaaagaaattgtttgatattttttaaGCCGAGATAAGCCTTTCATACGTCACTACCATCTTTCTCCGTATATTTGTCAATTGAATTTCCTCTTCTGCGAATGCAGGGTACCATCAATGTGTCATCAACTTATGACAGCAGAACAAAAAAAGTTGAAAGTTCCTTGGTTGCTCGAGGAGAGTTATGGAGAGTCGAGGCATCACAAGGAAGTTCCACATCAGGAAATGAGAATTCATCTCTGTTCCTTGTCCAGCTTGGGCCTGTATTATTTGTTCGTGATTCCACATTGCTTTTGCCTGTTCATTTGTCAAAACAACACCTATTGTGGTATGGCTATGATAGAAAGGTATGGCAGATCTATCGAGCTTATGTACTATGtgaatattattctcaaattTGTATCACTTGTGTTTGTGAACTTTGGTTGATTGAGTGAATGGGTTTTCTATGCTCTAAATGGAAATTTGAAACTCTGTTAACACATGTTCGTAACATTCCCATGATCCCATATAGTATTAAATGGCCCAAGATGGACTAAATTACAAAAAACAATTTTCTGACATCAGTAGCTACTTGTACCGTTGTACATATCTTGTTTTCTGTAATGCAAAATTGATCAGACTCTTTCTTATGTTATACAGAACGGAGTGCATTCCCTTTGTCCAGCAGTGTGGTCGAAACATAGAAGGTGGCTGTTGATGTCTATGATATGCCTTAATCCTTTGGCTTGTGTAAGTGTGAACCCGCTATTAATTATCTAAATGATGTCCCTGACCCTGTATGTCAGAAGCTGCGGCTGTATTACAAAATGGGCATTGTTATTCCAACTGTGAATTTTGTGGGACGCATATGATTTGCAAACTGTGGACATGTTGAGGTCCCAAAATCATTTCGGCGCGGAGAGTAAAGCCAACTGATGGAAATTTGGGGAGAAAATTACTGTTTACATTGAAGaaaactttcaatttttttggttATACGCACTGCATCGTTAGTGCAAGTATTATGGGGAACCTTGGAATCTTATATGCTTTTTCCTAGTTTGTAATTTAGATTTAATCTCAGTACGGTCTCATGTTTCTGTTTGCATTAATCCCTGCCTTGTAAATGAATTGGAATTGCCTAAAAGAGAGATTTTTTAATTATACTCGATTGTGCTTTTATTGGTAAAtactgaatttttatttttttgtaattatCGTCAATGAAATCCTTCCGTAAACCACTTGCCTCAGAGGATTATAGTTTAGCATAATTTGTTTTCGAATTTCTAAACTTTCCACTCTCTTGTGCTGGACCAATTCTTAATACTGTCATTTCTTGTAATTGCAGTCATTCATGGACGTGCAGTTTCCAAATGGCCAGGTCACATATGTATCTGGTGAGGGTGTAACCACCAGTGCTTTCCTGCCTCTGTGCGGGGGTCTGCTTCAAGCGCAGGGTCAATATCCAGGAGAAATGAAGTTCAGTTTCTCTTGCAAGGTGAAACTGCAATTATCTATTGAGAGATTGATTATGTTGCCAAATATTTCTGTTCCTTGTATGCTCTTATATGTATCCGATTTTTTGATAGATGCAATGTAAAGACATTGCATCGTCATTAAAAGAGTGTTTGCAAATATTGTTGAATATCTGAATACTCGATTGTGCCCAATGATTAAACAATAAAAGACTGTACCCGGTTTATTGATCTCCACTGCTGATAAAGTTGTTAATTTATGAAGAATAAATGGGGAACACGCATAACACCAATGTTGCAGTGGCCTGACAAATCATTTGCCTTGGGCCTGGAACAGGCCTTAGCTTGGAAGCGGTCTGGCCTTCTGGTGAGGCCAACCGTACAAGTCAGGTAATATTGATTACTTATCTTGTTACTTGTGTGTTTTCCCTCTCTGTTCTTTCTTAAAATACTTTATTCTTCCTAGATATCCGTGAAGCATCTGGACTTCGCTTTGTTAGGCTCAATATCATGGATCTTTCACACCTTCCTTTGCCTACCATGTGCAATCTTGAAACATTGGCACTCATTCGACTTATTTTTGCATGTTTGCTTCATGTTCAGTGTATGTCCAACTGTTGGTGGTAGCTGTCCTGGTCTGCGGATGGAACTTGCTCATTCGGTCAAGGAGCAACTGAATCTTAACATTGGCTGTTCCTTTGTTGCCAATCCTTCTGCATTCGCATCTGTATCTGTAAGTTACTTGTTCTC comes from Henckelia pumila isolate YLH828 chromosome 4, ASM3356847v2, whole genome shotgun sequence and encodes:
- the LOC140863070 gene encoding uncharacterized protein, giving the protein MLSVERPFEAWEEVQRQGQDLADRLAQGFTGLIHTHITPPSFSWPNPPTPKLFEVDFQPQNFMKPEFPLAVDNSAINGVTAIFDIGNRIGQAGVDFGACVNGVVQQFFRRLPVPFWHDDNIGMSLGMEDNSPRTNIGIALQEDLGSLAERFRDYGLQKNDAMTVDESKEEENFGVTSKALKHLGRSQGTINVSSTYDSRTKKVESSLVARGELWRVEASQGSSTSGNENSSLFLVQLGPVLFVRDSTLLLPVHLSKQHLLWYGYDRKNGVHSLCPAVWSKHRRWLLMSMICLNPLACSFMDVQFPNGQVTYVSGEGVTTSAFLPLCGGLLQAQGQYPGEMKFSFSCKNKWGTRITPMLQWPDKSFALGLEQALAWKRSGLLVRPTVQVSVCPTVGGSCPGLRMELAHSVKEQLNLNIGCSFVANPSAFASVSVGRSKWNGNVGNAGVVLKVETPIGNIGRPSYSVQFNSGIEF